A window of the Campylobacter massiliensis genome harbors these coding sequences:
- the ccsA gene encoding cytochrome c biogenesis protein CcsA → MSELKSLFFSMTSAVVLLVIFAIGSGAATIIESYYDTKSAWAAVYGASWFALVQVLLGINLAYNIFRYNLLRKEKLPVLIFHVSFLFMLLGAAMTRYLGFEGNIHIRENETSNAVFGSVSRIEIAAEKDGQIYSNSIPKQITSIGSNDFNLPLEIAGKKANLTFDGYYKKAETEYYEAEKGEPLVRLAVSSPDSKEEISLQAGETREVGGVSFAFDAQPLLENFVKIELKEGKFYLTSNQNIGYFTMATNEKGEYAKDQATEFLPMQLYTVTDVNFVPKSLLTKAAKRVVSKNGEYDALVANLTFDGQTQQLMLYENSYIPAKAKIDGVLFNVYWGSKMVELPFSLKLEDFELKRYPGSNSPMSYSSDVIVEDSRSGNYPYKIYMNHVLDHDGYRFFQSSYDQDELGTVLSVNRDPGKIPTYVGYFLLGLGLFFNVVNPRSRFRKLAKKINEDAVKKVASFALIACFAAFAPSKTYAVDNARNIDANHAKELSTLIIQSADGRMKPFDTVAREILNKIHRGDTLDGLNATQAILSMMVNAPYWRDVPIIYVGNKELKKLIGIDEKAKYASYNDFFASDKDGKIIYKLNKFAEAANRKTPGERGTFDKDLQKVDERLNILYMVFIGEVFTMFPKMDDPNNKWYGIASAMIYLPKNESEAIGRMLRSYFTSVAEATENSNWRRANQALAEIKTYQQEHGKAVIPGEKRVEMELFFNEYKIFESLTPIYLLAGFGLLCFVFAKMARPKLNIKWLFGIVYGVNILAFLLHTFGIGIRWYISEHAPWSNAYESMIYIAWALSLSGLVFSRQSPIAMALTSILAGVTLFVAHLSWMDPQITTLVPVLQSYWLTIHVSVITASYGFLGLCSLLGMFTLVLFALQGGKEHKEISRNILEATRINEMAMILGLSLLTMGNFLGGVWANESWGRYWGWDSKETWALVSILVYAAVLHIRFIPKLNSQYAFAVTSMFAYWSIIMTYFGVNFYLSGMHSYAAGEPIPVPTFVWVGALLMVLIAVLAYFRKPDKTIKL, encoded by the coding sequence TTGAGCGAGTTAAAATCCCTATTTTTCAGTATGACGTCGGCCGTCGTGCTACTTGTTATATTTGCCATCGGTAGCGGCGCGGCGACGATAATAGAAAGCTACTACGACACAAAAAGCGCGTGGGCGGCGGTTTACGGAGCGAGTTGGTTCGCTTTAGTACAGGTGCTTTTAGGCATAAATTTAGCTTACAATATTTTCAGATACAACCTTTTAAGAAAAGAAAAACTGCCCGTTTTGATATTTCACGTTAGCTTTTTGTTTATGCTTTTAGGCGCGGCGATGACGCGATATCTAGGCTTCGAGGGTAACATACACATCAGAGAAAACGAAACATCAAACGCGGTATTTGGATCCGTTTCTAGAATAGAAATCGCCGCCGAAAAAGACGGTCAAATTTACTCAAACTCAATCCCAAAACAAATCACTTCCATCGGTTCAAACGACTTTAACTTGCCGCTTGAAATCGCGGGCAAAAAAGCAAATTTAACCTTTGACGGATACTACAAAAAGGCCGAAACCGAGTACTACGAAGCGGAAAAAGGCGAGCCGCTCGTTAGACTTGCAGTATCAAGCCCCGACTCAAAAGAAGAAATAAGCCTGCAAGCCGGCGAAACTCGCGAGGTGGGCGGCGTTAGCTTTGCGTTTGACGCTCAGCCGCTACTTGAAAATTTCGTCAAAATCGAGCTAAAAGAGGGCAAATTTTATCTAACATCAAACCAAAATATCGGCTACTTTACGATGGCGACGAATGAAAAAGGCGAGTACGCGAAAGACCAAGCGACCGAGTTTTTACCGATGCAGCTCTATACGGTCACGGACGTAAATTTCGTTCCAAAATCGCTGCTAACCAAGGCGGCCAAGAGAGTCGTGAGCAAAAACGGCGAATACGACGCATTGGTGGCAAATTTGACGTTTGACGGCCAGACGCAGCAGCTCATGCTCTACGAAAACAGCTACATACCGGCTAAAGCTAAGATCGACGGCGTACTTTTTAACGTTTATTGGGGCTCAAAGATGGTCGAACTTCCTTTTTCTTTAAAGCTTGAAGACTTCGAGCTTAAGCGTTATCCGGGTTCAAATTCGCCAATGAGCTACTCTAGCGACGTTATCGTCGAGGACTCTAGGTCCGGAAACTACCCGTATAAAATTTATATGAACCACGTATTAGATCACGACGGATATAGATTTTTCCAAAGCAGCTACGATCAAGACGAGCTTGGCACAGTGTTATCCGTAAACCGCGACCCAGGCAAGATTCCGACCTATGTCGGCTACTTTTTGCTAGGACTTGGACTATTTTTCAACGTCGTAAATCCTCGGTCGCGCTTTAGAAAACTAGCCAAAAAGATAAACGAAGATGCCGTGAAAAAAGTCGCTAGCTTCGCGCTAATCGCCTGCTTTGCGGCATTTGCCCCAAGCAAAACCTACGCTGTCGATAACGCTAGAAATATCGACGCAAACCATGCCAAAGAGCTTTCGACGCTAATTATCCAAAGCGCAGACGGCAGGATGAAGCCTTTTGATACCGTAGCAAGAGAAATTTTAAACAAAATCCACCGCGGCGATACGCTAGACGGCCTAAACGCAACCCAAGCCATACTTTCGATGATGGTAAACGCCCCGTACTGGCGCGACGTGCCGATAATCTACGTCGGAAATAAAGAGCTAAAAAAGCTAATCGGCATAGACGAAAAGGCCAAATACGCAAGCTATAACGACTTTTTTGCAAGCGATAAAGACGGTAAAATCATCTACAAACTCAACAAATTTGCCGAAGCCGCAAACCGCAAAACTCCGGGCGAGCGCGGAACGTTCGATAAAGACCTGCAAAAAGTGGACGAGCGTCTAAATATCCTTTATATGGTGTTTATAGGCGAAGTCTTTACGATGTTTCCAAAGATGGACGATCCAAACAACAAATGGTACGGTATAGCTTCGGCTATGATATATCTCCCTAAAAACGAGAGCGAGGCAATCGGCAGGATGCTAAGAAGCTACTTCACTAGCGTTGCCGAAGCTACCGAAAACAGCAACTGGCGCCGTGCAAATCAAGCTCTAGCCGAGATAAAAACCTATCAACAAGAGCACGGCAAAGCAGTCATCCCAGGCGAAAAACGCGTCGAGATGGAGCTGTTTTTTAACGAATATAAAATTTTCGAGTCGCTAACGCCGATATATCTTTTGGCAGGATTTGGCCTTTTATGCTTCGTGTTTGCCAAGATGGCAAGGCCTAAACTAAATATAAAATGGCTATTTGGTATCGTTTACGGAGTAAATATCTTGGCGTTTTTACTACACACTTTCGGCATCGGCATACGCTGGTATATTTCCGAGCACGCGCCGTGGAGCAACGCCTACGAGTCGATGATATATATCGCTTGGGCGCTTAGCTTATCGGGCCTCGTATTCTCTCGCCAAAGCCCGATAGCCATGGCGCTAACCTCGATTTTAGCGGGCGTTACGCTATTTGTAGCGCACCTTAGCTGGATGGATCCGCAGATCACTACTCTAGTGCCTGTGCTTCAGAGCTACTGGCTAACGATCCACGTTTCAGTCATAACAGCTAGCTACGGATTTTTGGGACTTTGCTCGCTACTTGGTATGTTTACGCTCGTGCTTTTTGCTCTGCAAGGCGGCAAAGAGCATAAGGAAATTTCGCGAAATATCCTAGAGGCCACGCGTATAAACGAGATGGCGATGATACTAGGCCTTAGCCTACTTACGATGGGAAACTTCCTAGGCGGCGTTTGGGCGAACGAAAGCTGGGGTCGATACTGGGGTTGGGATAGCAAGGAGACGTGGGCGCTGGTTTCTATTTTAGTTTATGCGGCGGTTTTACACATCAGATTTATCCCTAAGCTAAACAGCCAGTACGCATTTGCCGTGACTTCGATGTTTGCTTATTGGTCGATCATAATGACCTATTTTGGCGTCAACTTCTACCTAAGCGGCATGCACTCGTATGCTGCGGGCGAGCCGATACCGGTGCCTACTTTCGTATGGGTGGGCGCGCTTTTGATGGTCTTGATCGCGGTTTTGGCGTACTTTAGAAAGCCCGATAAAACGATAAAATTATAA
- a CDS encoding RBBP9/YdeN family alpha/beta hydrolase, whose product MKKQIYIIHGYDASPQSHWFSWFKDKVRGLAEVEILKMPNPQAPKLNEWLETMKQNVNLGENSFIIAHSLGTITSLNFLSGFANLPKFGGLVLISPFDEPIKEFAILDEFCEPQIAYKKIKSATNFIKVIAAKDDYIVPCELSLKVARNLGVTPDIFEKGGHFMSADGFSEFEFILNLFKLKDEKLS is encoded by the coding sequence ATGAAAAAGCAAATTTACATCATTCACGGCTACGACGCTTCTCCGCAAAGCCACTGGTTTTCCTGGTTTAAAGATAAAGTGCGCGGCCTTGCCGAGGTGGAAATCTTAAAGATGCCAAACCCTCAAGCGCCAAAGCTAAACGAGTGGCTAGAAACGATGAAGCAAAACGTAAATTTAGGCGAAAATTCATTTATCATCGCGCACAGCCTAGGCACGATAACTAGCCTAAATTTTCTTAGCGGTTTTGCAAATTTGCCAAAATTTGGCGGTCTAGTCCTCATATCGCCGTTTGACGAGCCGATTAAGGAATTTGCGATTTTGGATGAGTTTTGCGAACCGCAAATCGCCTACAAAAAGATAAAATCGGCGACGAATTTTATAAAAGTAATAGCCGCAAAAGACGACTATATCGTGCCTTGCGAGCTTAGCCTAAAGGTAGCGAGAAATTTAGGCGTAACGCCCGATATCTTTGAAAAAGGCGGACACTTTATGAGCGCGGACGGCTTTAGCGAATTTGAGTTTATATTAAATTTATTTAAACTTAAAGACGAAAAATTATCATAA
- the phsA gene encoding thiosulfate reductase PhsA, which yields MDTSRRNFLKASTATGLLAMTYAPGTLGAVGAKALEGGDKTVYSFCEMCSSRCPIEAKVVDGKNVFIQGNGKVSGTATSVCARGGSGHNQLYDPQRIVKPLIRVGERGENKWREAGWDEALDLVAKKMLEIKEKYGPESFVFTAKSSQTHKLMTTFASAYGSPNCFSHFSCCPITYQMVCEHMYGDAKLKRDFGNAKYVVNFGHNLFEGIVIADAKKLAKMAAKEDTKLLVLDPRFSVVASKADEWLPVKPGTDLAFVLALIHTWIKNGTYDKEFIEKFTIGFDKVVEATKDTTPQWQEKITGIPAKTVERIAGEIWKAAPKVIIDFGHNTTTTRAEYIRTRAIMTANAMMGNWEKKGGIFGGKKAKFYNKLIGEELIPEITNPDAAIKVPKVPRIDAAGEDGRNKFVSRSHGVLMEIPQAILSEKPYPVKGWFSIRFNHPINVAGTETTIESLKKLDFIVCSDIYMSDFAIWADVILPESTYLERDEGIEDKSGLKPAYMIRNKVVDPVGDTKNGYDIFRELARRMKIDEQYSANTMDEWRMRQVKGNAELLAKLVKDGYVTWKVPGILFREKDSVKEFTKKFPYAEQFVGDGGLMESQVKFKTDSGKIELFSEKVEKQFPGYGCLNAEGMDVFFGEELCLMSGKTPIHTNGHTQNVEFLNDLMSSAPVWIHPNTAKKYGLKDGDKITLQSKTAKEKANVMLTEGIREDTLFVYHGFGHESAGLKRTNGVGTNQSKLLDPTVIGPVASTMVRNVGVKIIKA from the coding sequence ATGGATACTTCGAGGCGAAATTTCTTAAAAGCATCCACCGCCACGGGCTTGCTTGCGATGACGTATGCGCCAGGTACCCTGGGCGCAGTCGGCGCCAAAGCGCTAGAAGGCGGCGATAAGACCGTTTATAGTTTTTGCGAGATGTGCTCTTCTCGCTGTCCTATCGAGGCCAAGGTCGTGGACGGCAAAAACGTCTTCATCCAAGGCAACGGCAAGGTAAGCGGCACGGCGACTTCCGTGTGTGCAAGGGGCGGCAGCGGGCACAATCAGCTCTACGATCCGCAGCGCATCGTAAAACCGCTCATCAGAGTAGGCGAGCGCGGCGAAAACAAATGGCGCGAGGCGGGCTGGGACGAGGCGCTTGACCTAGTCGCTAAAAAAATGCTAGAAATCAAGGAAAAATACGGTCCCGAGAGCTTTGTATTTACGGCAAAATCAAGCCAAACGCACAAGCTAATGACGACATTTGCCAGCGCGTACGGTTCACCAAACTGCTTTTCGCACTTCTCCTGTTGCCCGATCACCTATCAGATGGTTTGCGAGCATATGTACGGCGACGCGAAGCTAAAAAGAGACTTCGGCAACGCAAAATACGTCGTAAATTTCGGTCACAATCTTTTTGAAGGCATCGTCATCGCCGATGCTAAAAAGCTAGCTAAAATGGCCGCGAAAGAAGATACCAAGCTGCTGGTTTTAGATCCGCGCTTTAGCGTCGTGGCCTCAAAAGCCGACGAGTGGCTACCCGTAAAACCGGGAACCGATCTGGCCTTCGTTTTAGCCCTTATCCATACTTGGATCAAAAACGGCACTTACGATAAAGAATTTATAGAAAAATTTACGATCGGATTTGACAAAGTCGTAGAAGCGACCAAAGACACCACTCCGCAGTGGCAAGAAAAGATTACCGGAATACCTGCAAAAACCGTCGAGCGAATCGCGGGCGAAATCTGGAAAGCCGCACCTAAAGTCATCATCGACTTCGGTCACAACACCACTACGACTAGAGCCGAATACATCCGCACTCGCGCGATAATGACGGCAAACGCGATGATGGGCAACTGGGAGAAAAAAGGCGGAATCTTCGGCGGTAAAAAGGCTAAATTTTATAACAAACTAATCGGCGAAGAGTTAATCCCCGAGATTACGAACCCGGACGCCGCGATAAAAGTACCTAAAGTGCCTAGAATAGACGCTGCGGGCGAGGACGGACGAAACAAATTCGTCAGCAGAAGCCACGGCGTTTTGATGGAGATCCCGCAAGCTATACTAAGCGAAAAGCCTTATCCCGTAAAAGGCTGGTTTAGCATAAGGTTTAACCACCCGATCAACGTCGCGGGCACGGAAACTACGATAGAGAGCCTAAAAAAGCTTGATTTTATCGTTTGTTCGGACATTTATATGAGCGATTTTGCGATATGGGCGGACGTGATACTGCCTGAGAGCACCTATCTGGAGCGCGACGAAGGCATCGAGGATAAATCAGGACTAAAACCCGCGTATATGATAAGAAATAAGGTCGTAGATCCCGTCGGCGACACCAAAAACGGCTACGATATCTTTAGGGAGTTAGCCCGCAGGATGAAAATAGACGAGCAGTACTCCGCAAATACGATGGACGAGTGGCGAATGCGACAAGTAAAGGGAAACGCCGAGCTTTTGGCAAAGCTGGTTAAAGACGGCTACGTCACGTGGAAGGTGCCGGGGATTTTGTTTAGAGAAAAAGATAGCGTAAAAGAATTTACGAAAAAATTCCCTTACGCGGAGCAGTTCGTGGGCGACGGCGGGCTGATGGAGTCGCAGGTCAAATTTAAAACCGATAGCGGCAAAATAGAGCTTTTTAGCGAAAAAGTCGAAAAGCAGTTTCCCGGATACGGCTGCTTAAACGCCGAGGGCATGGACGTATTTTTCGGCGAGGAGCTTTGCCTAATGAGCGGCAAAACGCCGATACACACCAATGGCCACACGCAAAACGTCGAATTTTTAAACGACTTGATGAGTAGCGCGCCCGTCTGGATACACCCTAATACCGCGAAAAAATACGGGCTAAAAGACGGTGATAAGATAACTCTTCAAAGCAAAACCGCGAAGGAAAAGGCAAACGTGATGCTTACCGAGGGCATCAGAGAAGATACGCTTTTCGTCTATCACGGTTTCGGTCACGAAAGCGCCGGACTAAAACGCACGAACGGCGTAGGAACGAATCAAAGCAAGCTACTAGATCCTACCGTGATCGGCCCCGTCGCCTCCACGATGGTGCGAAACGTCGGCGTCAAGATAATAAAAGCGTAA
- a CDS encoding 4Fe-4S dicluster domain-containing protein → MKKAYRMIHDENLCIGCQACSVACRSENEVPRGVFRLQVHSQIKGKFPNLKTDFSRHSCVMCEDAPCVTVCPTGASFQTAEGIVLLDHSTCVSCKYCILACPYDARYVEPKTGEIGKCTFCFETRVSVGEQPACVTVCPTDALAFGDINDPNSEVSKILNNKAHYYPKAELKTKPKLAMIANRKGGSHE, encoded by the coding sequence ATGAAAAAAGCGTATAGAATGATACATGACGAAAACCTCTGCATAGGCTGCCAAGCGTGCTCGGTGGCTTGCAGGAGCGAAAACGAAGTGCCTAGAGGCGTTTTTAGACTTCAAGTCCATTCGCAGATAAAGGGCAAATTTCCAAATTTAAAAACCGACTTTAGCAGACACAGCTGCGTGATGTGCGAGGACGCTCCGTGCGTGACCGTTTGCCCTACGGGAGCTAGCTTTCAGACGGCTGAGGGTATCGTGCTGCTAGATCACTCTACCTGCGTATCTTGCAAATACTGCATCCTGGCCTGTCCTTACGACGCTCGCTACGTCGAGCCAAAAACCGGCGAGATAGGCAAATGCACGTTTTGCTTTGAAACTAGAGTCAGCGTAGGCGAGCAGCCTGCGTGCGTGACCGTTTGTCCGACCGATGCTTTGGCATTCGGCGATATAAACGATCCAAACAGCGAAGTAAGTAAAATTTTAAATAATAAAGCTCACTACTATCCTAAAGCCGAGCTTAAAACCAAACCGAAGCTTGCTATGATAGCTAACCGCAAAGGAGGAAGCCATGAATAA
- the nrfD gene encoding NrfD/PsrC family molybdoenzyme membrane anchor subunit, which produces MNNMWGSVAQYNEIYWPWPIAVYLFLAGLSAGAMMVALLVKWNYHKKQDGSIWDAMVKAGALVAPITITVGLALLVLDLGKPLSFYWILIKYNFGSVMSIGVALLLLYTPLAYLFAVIIFEEEIEKYKILAILRPISRLIRSFAPLSKIVETALFGLAIGVGIYTGFLLSAITKLPLWNTPILPILFLTSGFSSGVATNILVGLLCFKHLLNEDNVKYLLVMDLRAVLFEIPLIAILFLGLYFEGGASALAAKQALTTGQYALIFWLGVVGLGLLTPITIALTALKNHAYRVGYIIANSLVVICGVVMLRYYIVYAGQVFTGA; this is translated from the coding sequence ATGAATAATATGTGGGGAAGCGTAGCGCAATATAATGAAATTTACTGGCCGTGGCCGATAGCGGTTTATCTATTTTTGGCTGGTTTATCTGCAGGCGCGATGATGGTTGCGTTGCTTGTTAAGTGGAACTACCACAAAAAACAAGACGGTAGTATCTGGGACGCGATGGTAAAGGCGGGCGCTCTAGTAGCTCCTATAACGATCACCGTGGGCCTTGCGCTTTTGGTGCTTGACCTTGGCAAGCCGCTTAGTTTTTACTGGATTTTGATTAAGTATAACTTTGGTTCCGTTATGTCTATCGGCGTTGCGTTACTGCTGCTTTATACGCCGCTAGCTTACCTTTTTGCGGTAATTATTTTCGAAGAAGAGATAGAAAAGTATAAAATTCTAGCGATTTTACGCCCTATTTCTAGGCTGATTCGCTCTTTCGCGCCTCTTTCAAAGATAGTGGAGACGGCGCTTTTCGGCCTTGCGATCGGCGTAGGTATATATACGGGCTTTTTGCTTAGCGCGATTACGAAGCTTCCGCTTTGGAACACGCCGATTTTGCCGATCTTGTTCCTAACATCAGGCTTTAGCTCAGGCGTAGCGACAAACATCTTGGTCGGACTTTTGTGCTTCAAACACCTTCTTAACGAAGACAACGTGAAGTATCTTTTGGTTATGGACTTGCGCGCCGTACTTTTCGAGATACCGCTTATAGCTATACTATTTTTGGGACTATATTTCGAGGGCGGAGCGAGTGCGCTCGCGGCAAAGCAAGCGCTTACTACGGGGCAATACGCGCTTATATTTTGGCTTGGCGTCGTAGGATTGGGGCTCTTGACCCCTATCACTATAGCGCTAACGGCTCTTAAAAATCACGCTTATAGAGTGGGCTACATCATAGCAAACTCTCTTGTAGTTATCTGCGGCGTCGTGATGCTAAGATACTATATAGTTTATGCCGGTCAAGTTTTTACGGGCGCGTGA
- a CDS encoding response regulator transcription factor, whose product MKILLLEDDFVYRESVSEYLESLGYEVDEAPDGKVACDKIAAGFYHLLILDIKVPHISGHEVIKYAKDIGYDAPIMIMTSLVDIDDMAVGYELGCNEYLKKPFELAELKFRVNELMRKYHGRDDKNLIAIDENFSLDTAKKRLKFKGEPVELSLKEFDIIECLLFHKNSFVGIERLRAEVWNDKEIDPADVRMHILKIRQKTTPEFIKSSRGLGYKIDVSKS is encoded by the coding sequence ATGAAAATTTTACTGCTTGAAGACGACTTCGTATATCGTGAGAGCGTTAGCGAATACCTAGAAAGCCTAGGCTACGAGGTCGATGAGGCGCCCGACGGCAAGGTTGCCTGCGATAAGATAGCGGCGGGCTTTTATCACCTGCTGATCCTTGATATCAAGGTCCCGCATATCAGCGGACACGAGGTGATAAAATACGCCAAAGATATCGGCTATGACGCGCCTATAATGATAATGACCTCGCTCGTGGATATAGACGATATGGCGGTCGGATACGAGCTTGGCTGTAACGAGTATCTAAAAAAGCCCTTTGAGCTAGCCGAGCTCAAATTTAGAGTAAACGAGCTAATGCGAAAATATCACGGCAGAGACGATAAAAACTTGATCGCGATCGATGAAAACTTTAGTCTCGATACCGCCAAAAAGCGGCTTAAATTTAAAGGCGAGCCGGTTGAGTTAAGTTTGAAAGAATTCGACATCATCGAGTGTTTGCTGTTTCATAAAAACAGCTTTGTCGGTATCGAAAGGCTGCGCGCCGAGGTGTGGAACGACAAGGAGATCGACCCCGCCGACGTACGCATGCATATACTAAAAATCCGTCAAAAAACGACTCCCGAGTTTATAAAATCATCGCGCGGACTAGGCTATAAGATAGATGTTTCAAAATCTTAA
- a CDS encoding sensor histidine kinase has translation MFQNLKIPILATFIIMALFIFQSYEIINLSSKDEYSKNMFELLEYEGKIRKALDKNETLPISLTYRYGVFDLKEKQIVSNLDARPSDLKFITRQENGHLFYKTYFSADGEFYYLVLAKKQNAARILFVAALTLAFALVVVFFALYLSFVSGIKPYKDAKKYMNNFFNDAMHELKTPLGVIGINLEMLGLDNKYVTRMRSALKQMQVTYEDTEYYIKRGYILFPPEILNLSEFCLERARYMRGIAMAKNIKIYDFVEPNLQIFMSKIEAGRLIDNNLSNAVKYSREGGIINLRLFEKSGKIVLVVEDEGEGIKDTSKIWKRYVRDEGVQGGFGLGLNIVQSICVKNGVEYGVKSELGKGSVFTYKFSPYSKSLLD, from the coding sequence ATGTTTCAAAATCTTAAAATCCCCATTTTAGCCACTTTTATTATCATGGCTTTGTTTATATTTCAAAGCTACGAGATTATAAATTTAAGCTCCAAAGACGAATACTCAAAAAATATGTTCGAGCTGCTGGAGTACGAGGGTAAAATCCGCAAAGCGCTCGATAAAAACGAGACTTTGCCTATTTCGCTCACATATAGATACGGCGTTTTTGATCTCAAAGAAAAGCAGATCGTCTCAAATTTAGACGCACGCCCGAGCGATTTAAAATTTATCACCCGTCAAGAAAACGGCCATCTTTTTTACAAGACCTATTTTAGCGCGGACGGCGAGTTTTATTATCTCGTGCTAGCCAAAAAGCAAAACGCGGCTAGGATTTTATTCGTCGCGGCTCTAACTCTTGCCTTTGCGCTCGTGGTCGTATTTTTCGCGCTTTATTTGTCGTTTGTTAGCGGTATAAAGCCCTATAAAGACGCTAAAAAATATATGAATAACTTTTTTAACGACGCGATGCACGAGCTAAAAACGCCGCTGGGAGTCATCGGCATAAACCTTGAAATGCTAGGCCTTGATAACAAATACGTCACCCGCATGCGCTCGGCTCTAAAGCAGATGCAAGTTACATACGAGGACACCGAGTACTACATCAAGCGCGGATATATTTTATTTCCGCCCGAGATTTTAAATTTGAGCGAATTTTGCCTCGAGCGAGCGCGGTATATGCGCGGTATCGCGATGGCGAAAAATATCAAAATTTACGACTTCGTCGAGCCGAATTTGCAAATTTTTATGAGCAAGATAGAGGCAGGCAGACTGATCGATAACAACCTAAGCAATGCCGTAAAATACAGCCGCGAAGGAGGAATAATAAATTTGCGCCTTTTTGAAAAAAGCGGCAAAATCGTGCTCGTAGTCGAGGACGAGGGCGAAGGCATAAAAGATACGAGTAAAATTTGGAAACGCTACGTCAGAGACGAAGGCGTGCAGGGCGGCTTTGGGCTAGGGCTAAACATCGTGCAAAGCATCTGCGTGAAAAACGGCGTAGAGTACGGCGTGAAAAGCGAACTGGGCAAAGGCAGCGTCTTTACCTATAAATTTTCGCCGTACTCAAAAAGCCTGCTTGACTAA
- a CDS encoding cache domain-containing protein, protein MNKKILLTLAFLVVAGVLAVYKARWDEQTQTENIKKFLDFQTQILNKNIEEEKLSAMTVAALLAQNEHVKKCMSQNDRRMCLETLGEFTKTLSKVPIYQNAKFHIHTPEMRSFARSWIPMYNDDLTNFRHLLAEAKNGVAAGIEVGRAGVFIRSVAPIFEDKKMLGSIEVLLDFKHLSDFFSQQGLDLFVLLDAGGDLPYQNSSDEGIIEGFHFVNKSYANLNVLPMLKDIKFKSGGFYQTDSHAFTVQPMNDAKGERVGYFVIYFNSDSKERNLAKLSVWFD, encoded by the coding sequence GTGAATAAAAAAATACTTCTAACGCTCGCGTTCCTCGTAGTAGCAGGCGTTTTGGCGGTTTATAAGGCGCGCTGGGACGAGCAGACGCAGACGGAAAATATCAAAAAATTTCTCGACTTTCAAACGCAAATTTTAAATAAAAACATAGAAGAGGAAAAACTCTCCGCGATGACGGTGGCGGCGCTACTAGCGCAAAACGAGCACGTAAAAAAATGCATGAGCCAAAACGACCGACGGATGTGCCTAGAGACGCTTGGCGAATTTACCAAAACGCTAAGCAAGGTGCCGATTTACCAAAATGCCAAATTTCACATCCATACGCCCGAAATGAGGAGCTTTGCTAGGAGCTGGATACCGATGTATAACGACGATCTAACGAACTTTCGCCACCTGCTAGCCGAGGCTAAAAACGGCGTAGCCGCAGGCATCGAGGTCGGTCGCGCGGGAGTTTTCATTAGGTCGGTCGCGCCGATATTTGAGGATAAAAAGATGCTCGGCAGTATCGAAGTACTACTTGATTTTAAGCATTTGAGCGACTTTTTCTCGCAACAAGGGCTTGATCTTTTCGTATTGCTCGACGCAGGCGGCGACCTGCCCTATCAAAACAGCAGCGACGAGGGCATCATCGAAGGCTTTCATTTCGTAAATAAGAGCTACGCAAATTTAAACGTCTTGCCGATGCTAAAGGATATCAAATTTAAAAGCGGCGGATTTTATCAGACGGATTCGCACGCCTTTACCGTCCAGCCGATGAACGACGCAAAGGGTGAGCGCGTGGGCTACTTCGTGATTTATTTTAACTCGGACTCAAAAGAGCGAAATTTAGCAAAGCTTAGCGTTTGGTTTGATTAG